The following proteins are encoded in a genomic region of Desulfuribacillus stibiiarsenatis:
- a CDS encoding TetR/AcrR family transcriptional regulator: MGSSNMHKEVPSIRHHVIGWDCRPKELDALPKKEAREWLRREQIVAAAFQVFSEKGVHQTKVEEIALIAGIGKGTIYEYFGSKLEIFFSMMLWIFERYYSKLEENIPNDESAWRQIEKITDSLFEMHDDFKKLHVMLMSEFKHIPDDMTPILFQQRAKKLELIQTVIKKGQSAKEFDGTVDSSLAAEMVLCSFEGIIGYRSLMNTELEIDNTKLQILAMIRKMLH, translated from the coding sequence ATGGGATCAAGCAACATGCATAAAGAAGTTCCGTCGATTCGACATCATGTCATTGGATGGGATTGTAGGCCGAAGGAATTAGATGCGCTACCGAAAAAAGAAGCCCGTGAGTGGTTGCGACGTGAGCAGATTGTCGCTGCTGCCTTTCAAGTATTTAGTGAAAAAGGAGTTCATCAAACGAAAGTTGAAGAAATTGCACTGATTGCTGGCATTGGCAAAGGTACAATCTACGAATATTTTGGGAGCAAACTAGAAATATTTTTCAGTATGATGCTGTGGATCTTTGAGCGATATTATAGCAAGCTTGAGGAGAATATCCCGAATGATGAAAGCGCGTGGCGTCAAATTGAGAAAATCACCGATAGCTTATTTGAAATGCATGATGATTTTAAAAAACTGCACGTCATGCTCATGAGCGAGTTCAAGCATATTCCGGATGATATGACACCGATTCTATTCCAGCAACGTGCGAAGAAGTTAGAGTTGATTCAGACGGTTATAAAAAAGGGGCAGTCCGCCAAGGAGTTTGACGGTACGGTAGATAGCTCGCTAGCTGCAGAAATGGTGCTTTGTAGCTTTGAAGGGATTATTGGGTATCGGTCATTGATGAATACTGAACTTGAAATTGATAATACTAAGCTACAAATCCTCGCTATGATTCGGAAAATGCTACATTAG